The following are encoded in a window of Nilaparvata lugens isolate BPH chromosome 13, ASM1435652v1, whole genome shotgun sequence genomic DNA:
- the LOC111044448 gene encoding 60S ribosomal protein L8, which yields MGRVIRAQRKGAGSVFRSHTKHRKGAPKLRPLDYAERHGYLKGVVKNIIHDPGRGAPLAVVHFRDPYRFKTRKELFIAPEGMYSGQFIYCGKKATLQIGNVLPIGTMPEGTIICNLEEKTGDRGKLARASGNYATVIAHNPDTKRTRVKLPSGAKKVIPSNNRAMVGIVAGGGRIDKPVLKAGRAFYKYKAKRNCWPKVRGVAMNPVEHPHGGGNHQHIGKASTVKRGTSAGRKASQPSTTLFIYFLGYTYTSATHREATRDSVPVSQKPVKF from the exons ATGGGTAGGGTTATTCGTGCTCAACGTAAGGGAGCGGGAAGTGTTTTCCGTTCACACACGAAACATCGTAAGGGAGCCCCCAAATTGAGACCACTTGACTATGCCGAAAGACATGGTTACCTGAAGGGTGTTGTGAAG AACATTATCCACGATCCCGGTCGTGGTGCTCCTCTGGCTGTCGTCCACTTCAGAGATCCGTACAGGTTCAAGACAAGGAAAGAACTGTTCATCGCCCCAGAAGGCATGTACAGTGGACAGTTCATCTACTGTGGAAAGAAAG CCACCCTGCAGATCGGCAACGTCCTCCCCATTGGCACAATGCCCGAGGGAACGATCATCTGCAACCTGGAGGAGAAGACGGGTGACCGGGGCAAGCTGGCTCGTGCCTCAGGCAACTACGCCACTGTCATCGCCCACAACCCCGACACCAAGCGAACCCGAGTCAAGCTGCCATCTGGCGCCAAGAAGGTCATTCCCTCCAACAACAGGGCTATGGTTG GAATTGTGGCGGGCGGCGGTCGTATTGACAAGCCTGTGCTGAAGGCGGGTCGCGCGTTCTACAAGTACAAGGCGAAGAGGAACTGCTGGCCGAAGGTGAGAGGAGTGGCCATGAACCCCGTTGAGCATCCCCACGGAGGAGGTAACCATCAGCACATCGGTAAGGCCTCCACTGTCAAGCGGGGCACCAGCGCCGGAAGAAAGGCAAGTCAACCCTCCACTACTCTATTCATATATTTCTTGGGCTATACTTACACTAGCGCGACTCATCGCGAAGCTACTCGAGACTCTGTgccggtttcacaaaagccggttaaattttaa
- the LOC111044447 gene encoding LOW QUALITY PROTEIN: elongation of very long chain fatty acids protein 7 (The sequence of the model RefSeq protein was modified relative to this genomic sequence to represent the inferred CDS: inserted 3 bases in 2 codons) produces MFMLDSIQKLYHNVEYVWPDPRTRHYPLVYTPLPYTIVAIFLFFTYYLGPKYMRGRQPYRLEKIVIIYNFLQMIFNGYLVVNVVRLCYWPLRYSLWCQPVETGTSPREVALTDFVWLYYMSKIIDVLDTVFIILRKKYSQLTLLHVYHHAGMILISWCGIKYVPGGQSLITGVTNCFVHVVMYGYYLLTLVDKRYASSWWKKHITQMQMFQFFIICVHHSISAVSDCGYNRYISALVVPCTFSITYLFVIFYWNAYIEPXKKEKRVIKLICRRVIVIFICIYAYXYVFYIKNVLLNRGCQ; encoded by the exons ATGTTCATGCTAGATTCAATCCAGAAACTCTACCACAATGTCGAGTACGTTTGGCCTGACCCCAGGACGAGGCACTACCCTCTTGTTTATACACCGTTACCATACACAATTGTCGCCATTTTCCTATTTTTCACCTACTATTTGGGACCGAAATATATGCGGGGGAGACAACCATATCGACTGGAAAAGATTGTAATTATTTACAACTTCTTACAGATGATTTTCAATGGATACCTGGTTGTTAAT GTTGTAAGGCTATGCTACTGGCCTTTGAGATACAGTTTATGGTGTCAACCTGTCGAGACTGGGACATCTCCAAGAGAGGTGGCACTCACTGATTTTGTCTGGCTCTATTACATGAGTAAAATCATTGATGTTCTGGATACT gtATTCATAATTTTGAGGAAAAAATATTCACAACTTACACTGCTCCATGTTTATCATCACGCTGGTATGATATTAATATCATGGTGTGGCATAAAATATGTTCCAG GTGGACAAAGTCTTATAACGGGAGTGACCAATTGCTTTGTACATGTTGTAATGTATGGATACTATTTACTGACATTGGTTGACAAACGCTATGCCAGCTCATGGTGGAAAAAACATATCACACAAATGCAAATG TTTCAATTCTTCATAATATGCGTTCACCATTCGATATCAGCTGTCAGTGACTGTGGTTATAATCGCTATATTAGTGCATTGGTTGTACCCTGTACATTCTCCATTACCTAtctttttgttattttctactGGAACGCCTACATAGAAC gcaaaaaagaaaaaagggtTATAAAACTTATCTGTAGGAGGGTGATAGTGATATTCATCTGTATTTATGCTTA ATAtgtattttacattaaaaatgtattgttaAATAGAGGCTGTCAGTAA